The Thalassotalea piscium sequence TGTATGGCATAAAGCGGTCATCGACTTCCATACCGGGAGAGCCAACTGGCATTGCTGGAACTGAAAGCCCAATCGCATTGGGATGTTCTTCTGATAAGAACTGCTGAATAAATTTAGCAGGTATATGACCTTCAAAGGCAAATCCATTTCTACTCACTGCCGTGTGGCATGAACGGTAATTAGGTTTGATACCATACTTAGTTTTGATGTTGCCGATGTTTCGGAAATCTTTGGAATGCGCAACGATCCCTTTGTCTTCAATATGAGTTATCCATTTTTTACAACACCCACAAGTAGGGGTTTTATAAACGATTAACTCCAAAGGTGTTACGTCGTGATTGTCTGCATGGTTATGTTCGTTGGCGTTTGCAAACGCAGGTGAAAGCAGCATTACTACTGCTATTTTTAAATACTTATTGATCATTTTTGCCCCCAGACATCGCTGGAAAATATCTATAGCGCTACGACGCTATATTGACTAACAGAAAAATTAATTACATGTGCGAGAAATTTGGACGCACTAATCCTGTATTAGGCAAAAATTGGTGGACGATAAAGGGAAGTGGAAATTGAATGAGGTTGTTTAGATTGCAGAGCAGCTACAGATTCACTGAATATTTGAATATCTGTCGAATCAATACTGGAATTTAGGACTGTCGTAGATGAGCAAGCATTTGTAGGACAAACACAAACACCACAACAATCTTCTGATTGACCGTTACTGCTTTTATTCATATCACCATGCTCCATTCCTTCATGATGACTCATCTTGGAATGTTCCATGTTCATGTGTGATTCATGAGAACCTAATGACATTTCGCAAGACATAGCAGAATACGCAAATGCTTGCCCTACAAAGGCAACCAGCATAAGCGTTATTACTAAGACTTTTGAAAATGCTTTAGACATAAAATTCTCATAAAAATATACATGGCTTATGCTAATACAAATTTTCGAATAAGTAAATTGATGTCATGTAAACATTTATGAATATTTGACTAACGTCAATTTTTTCAAAGAGGTACATGTAGCATTCATAATTTCATTTGATATACAGCAAAGGAGTATGCTCGCTTATTGATAAACAATACGTCCTTAATGACATTAATTTAATGTCCCGTAAACTCAAAATGGTTGCATTAGGTACTCACGATACAAGCGATAAATCGCTATTGCTAGTTGAAAAGGAGTTTACAGGGGAACTAAAGTCTGTTCGTGTGGGTAAGAAAATAACTATTAATTAGTCTGTATCAATAATCAAGGTGAATTAAAAAAATAGCCTTTTGTACATCACTTTAGCTATCTAATGACTTAATTATCCCACACCTTTCAATAGTATTATCAGAATTACACGTACTAGACATTTGTTGTAATTCGATTTTTAAGGCTTTTAATTCTTTCATGCGTTTATTAACTAAATCTAATTGCTGTTTAATCAGTTCATTTACACTTGAACAACTTTCTTCTGGTTTATTTTTTAGGTCGATAAGACGTTTGATATCAATCAGAGAGATATCGAGACTGCGACAATGTTTTACGAATTCTAATTGCTTCAAAGCGGTAACGTCATACAATCTGAAGTTACCTTCTGTACGCTCTGGATCAGAAAGTAATCCTTCTTTTTCATAGTATCTAATAGTTTGTATAGAACAACCGGATGTTTTCGATAATTCACCTATTTTCATAATATTTTCTTTTTAAACTTGACCCTATAGTTACTATAGGTTTTACACTTGAATTATACAAGTAAGGCGGAGTTAAAAAATGAGCGGTTGTGGCTGTGAAGTAGAATTAAAAGATGACCAACAAAAAACAGTGCTTTATTGGCTTTTAGCTATAAATGCCACGATGTTTGTATTTGAAATTGGTTTAGGTTGGTTATCTGAATCAACCGCATTAATTGCTGATTCGTTAGATATGCTAGCTGATGCTATCGTCTATGCCATTGCCTTATATGCCGTGGGGAAGTCAATCCAACATAAAGCTAATGCAGCATTAGTAAGTGGTTATTTCCAATTGGGGTTAGGGGTTCTAATTCTTCTCGATATAGCTAGGCGACTAGTTGGAGAAAGTGAGCCTCATTCTTGGTTTATGATTGGAGTTGGTTCTGTGGCTTTAATCGCTAATGTCATTTGTTTGATGCTTATACGAAAACACAACAATGATGAAGTGCATATGAGGGCTAGCTGGATATTTTCAGCTAATGATGTGATCGCAAACCTTGGTGTCGTATTTGCTGGCATACTTGTCATGGTGCTAGAACAACGCTGGCCTGATATTGTTATTGGTAGCATCATTTCAATGTTAATTCTTCGAGGTGCTTACATGATATTAACGGATGCCAAACAAGAATTAGTATCGGCTCAATATACATCTGAAGTATCAGATAAAAATAAACAATCAACCTGCTGCAATTCAAAGTAAGGAAGCTCTTATGAATCAAGAATATCTTAAAAAAACTGAGATAGTTAATTTTGAACACCCCACTATCCAATCATTAATAACAGAGCGAAAATGGCATGAACTTGATGACTACAACAAGATTGGCACTGCTTATCAGTTTGTAAAAGACGAAATACTATTTGGCTATAACAAAAGCGACGATATTTCCGCAAGTGAAGTTTTATCTGACGGATACGGGCAATGTAACACTAAGGGCAACCTTTTAATGGCCTTATTACGTGGATTAAGAATTCAGTGCCGATTTCACGGGTTTACAATAGATCAGCAATTACAAAAAGGAGCTATTCCTACCTATGTCTTTTGGTTAGCGCCCAAATACATTATTCACAGTTGGGTTGAAGTTTACTTTGAAGGACGTTGGATCAACTTAGAGGGCTTTATTTTAGACAATCAATATCTCACTTCAATACAGCAAAAGTTTAATCAAATAAAAGACAATTTCTGTGGTTATGGTGTTGCAACAAAATGTTTTTCATCACCAGATACAGGTTGGCGCGGAACCGACACATATATTCAAAAAGAAGGGATTCACGACGACTTTGGACTTTATAATTCCCCTGATGAGTTTTATCTTGAAAAAGGCACTAATTTGTCTGGAGTCAAACGCTGGATGTATCAAAAAGTGATCCGCCACCTAATAAATTTCAATGTCACTAATCTAAGAAAAAATAAAGCGCTGGAGGTACAAAATGCATAGTCATAGTCATCAACATGGAACAGACGACAGGATTGGTTGGGCATTTTTTCTGAATGTTACCTTTACGATCATCGAATTTATTGGTGGTTGGCTCACCAACAGTACCGCTATTATGGCTGATGCGGTGCATGACTTAGGAGATAGTTTATCGATTGGCTTTGCATGGATATTAAGTCGTTTTTCAAACAAAGCAGCGCCAGATAAATACAGCTATGGTTACCGCCGACTTACACTGTTCGGGGCATTGGTAAATGGCGTTGTATTAGTAATTGGCTCAATTTGGGTGTTGTTTGAAGCAATTCCAAGGCTAACCAACCCTGAAATGCCTGTAGTTGAAGGAATGTTAGGGCTTGCGATACTCGGTGTTGCCGTAAATGGGTATGCCGTATTCAAATTAAAAGCTGGGGAAACTTTAAATGAAAAAGTACTAACTTGGCACTTACTGGAAGATGTTCTGGGTTGGGTCGCCGTTCTAATTGTTTCAATTGTGTTGTTATTTGTAGAACTGCCAATACTAGACCCACTGCTATCAATTGGTTTTACATTATTTATTTTATTTAATGTTTTCAGAAATCTAAAATCTACACTTGTTTTGTTTCTTCAAGCCGCTCCAGATGAAGAAACTCAACAGAATATCAAACAAACTTTAATTAAATTACCTGAAGTTAATGGGGTTCATCACATGCACTTTTGGTCGTTAGACGGAGAAAGTCATGTACTAACAGCTCATTTGGAGTTATCTAAAAACTCAAGTGTGAATGAACTCGTGGCATTAAAACAAACTATCGCAATTGAACTTTCAGAATATCATTTGTCTCATACAACCATTGAGTTTGAGTTTCCCAAAGAAACTTGCAGAGATGAGCATGAAAAAGAAACATAGAGCTAGTCTCAACTGTCGCTTCTTGTTATAGTTTTATCTCACAATTTTATGGGTGTCTATTTTGAATTTCACTGTTGCTTTAAGGATAATATTAGTTCTTTCGATTGTTCTACAATCGATAAGCTCTATTGCGTCTGCAACTTCTGAGAATCATCAAATCGATGTAGAGCACCTGCAAACTCAACATGACCATAAAAATGATCGCGATATTTTAAATGAAAACGCTGATGATGAACCTCATGATATCAAGGATTGTCATCACTGTGGTCACTGTAGCGGCAGCCACTTATCTTGGATATTAATTAGCAATTCAAATAGTGCAACAAAGTTATATAACAACAACCTAATACCTTATCAATTCGATCAAACAAAAGAATTTTT is a genomic window containing:
- a CDS encoding DUF411 domain-containing protein translates to MINKYLKIAVVMLLSPAFANANEHNHADNHDVTPLELIVYKTPTCGCCKKWITHIEDKGIVAHSKDFRNIGNIKTKYGIKPNYRSCHTAVSRNGFAFEGHIPAKFIQQFLSEEHPNAIGLSVPAMPVGSPGMEVDDRFMPYNVLILFKDGTSKVYAKVKTYEEQF
- the cadR gene encoding Cd(II)/Pb(II)-responsive transcriptional regulator yields the protein MKIGELSKTSGCSIQTIRYYEKEGLLSDPERTEGNFRLYDVTALKQLEFVKHCRSLDISLIDIKRLIDLKNKPEESCSSVNELIKQQLDLVNKRMKELKALKIELQQMSSTCNSDNTIERCGIIKSLDS
- a CDS encoding cation transporter, giving the protein MSGCGCEVELKDDQQKTVLYWLLAINATMFVFEIGLGWLSESTALIADSLDMLADAIVYAIALYAVGKSIQHKANAALVSGYFQLGLGVLILLDIARRLVGESEPHSWFMIGVGSVALIANVICLMLIRKHNNDEVHMRASWIFSANDVIANLGVVFAGILVMVLEQRWPDIVIGSIISMLILRGAYMILTDAKQELVSAQYTSEVSDKNKQSTCCNSK
- a CDS encoding transglutaminase-like domain-containing protein, translating into MNQEYLKKTEIVNFEHPTIQSLITERKWHELDDYNKIGTAYQFVKDEILFGYNKSDDISASEVLSDGYGQCNTKGNLLMALLRGLRIQCRFHGFTIDQQLQKGAIPTYVFWLAPKYIIHSWVEVYFEGRWINLEGFILDNQYLTSIQQKFNQIKDNFCGYGVATKCFSSPDTGWRGTDTYIQKEGIHDDFGLYNSPDEFYLEKGTNLSGVKRWMYQKVIRHLINFNVTNLRKNKALEVQNA
- a CDS encoding cation diffusion facilitator family transporter, yielding MHSHSHQHGTDDRIGWAFFLNVTFTIIEFIGGWLTNSTAIMADAVHDLGDSLSIGFAWILSRFSNKAAPDKYSYGYRRLTLFGALVNGVVLVIGSIWVLFEAIPRLTNPEMPVVEGMLGLAILGVAVNGYAVFKLKAGETLNEKVLTWHLLEDVLGWVAVLIVSIVLLFVELPILDPLLSIGFTLFILFNVFRNLKSTLVLFLQAAPDEETQQNIKQTLIKLPEVNGVHHMHFWSLDGESHVLTAHLELSKNSSVNELVALKQTIAIELSEYHLSHTTIEFEFPKETCRDEHEKET